GTACCGCATCTACGGCGAGTGACAAACTGGCTACCCGTACAGAAAGTGTGGACATCCTGATCAACCTGCGTAATGAGCTGATGAAGCCAGACATTACCTACGAGATCAATCTGCCGAATGTAGGTTCCCTGGCCTATGAGAGCGGCGTAGCGGCTAAGCTGCGTGAGATCAACCAGGACCAGAACAAGGCGCTCCAGCAGATGGCGGGACTGCTGCTGTTCAATCAGTTCCTGCCGGAAGACCCTAACTCGGCCGGCGGTGCAAACGTGGCTACCACAGGTAAAAACAGTGTGGGACAAGCATTGAGTGCCCAGGCATCTGCCATTCTGAATAATATCACCGGCGTGCTGCTTAAGAACAGCGGTATCGGTATAAACGTCAACTATCGCGCCTATAATATTGGGAATCAGGACAATGCCTCCCTTGACCGTAACCAGGTAAGTGCGGGTGTGACCAGTAACCTGTATAACAACAGGATCAGGTTGTATGTAGGCGGTGACTATGACTGGGGTAAAGCCAATACTTCGGCCAATGCGAACCGCTTTGCGGGAGACTTCCGTGCAGAATACCTCCTGACACCGGAAGGCCGTCTCCGTATCAATGCATTTAGTAAGTCAGATTATGATGTATATAACCTGGTGAACCGTAACAAGGCAGGTCTGGGGATATCTTATATACGTGAGTATAATAAGTTCTCTGAGCTGTTCAATGAGCGTAACAGAAGGAGGATGCTGGATTCGATGCGAAGAGCGGAAGCCGCCAGACAGGAAGAGCGGGAGAAGGAAGACAGTGTAAAGAGAATGGGGAATTAGGAGTTGTAGTGCAGCGAAGATTGGTTCGAAATTGACATGCAATGTCATAATAAATAAAAGGCGTCCATTATAAGTGGACGCCTTTTATTTTATATGCAGAAAGCTGAAGTCGTAATTCCCGATTCCTGATTTCCCGACTATCCTCTTAAGATCTCATGTCCTAACTTATCTCTTTTAGTCTTGAGATAGAATTCGTTATGAGGGTTTGGATGTACCTCGATGGCTACATTTTCCACGATTTCCAGGCCGTACCCTTTCAGACCGGCTCTTTTACGAGGGTTGTTGGTAATGAGGCGCATCTTGGAGATGTTCATATGGCGCAGGATCTGTGCTCCTACACCATAGTCGCGTTCGTCCATTTTGAAGCCCAGTTCCAGGTTAGCCTGAACGGTGTCGCGGCCTTCTTCCTGCAGCTTATAGGCTTTCAGTTTATTGAGCAATCCGATACCACGGCCTTCCTGGTTCATATAAAGGATCAGGCCTTTACCTTCACGCTCTACCATTTCCATGGCTTTATGCAACTGTTCACCACAGTCACAGCGGAGGGAATGGAGGATATCACCGGTCACGCAGGACGAGTGGATACGTACCAGAACCGGTTCGCCTTTCTCCCAGTTGCCCTTTTTAAGGGCCATATGAGTTTCACCGGAGTTCAGCTGCTTAAAGGCAACCAGTTCAAAGTCACCATATTCTGTTGGCATATGAACACTTACCTGTTCTTCGATCAGGGTCTCCTTTTCGAGACGGTACTCGATCAGGTCTTTTATAGAGATGAGCTTCAGGTCAAACTTCGTAGCTATTTCGCGCAGTTCCGGGAGGCGGGCCATGGAACCGTCTTCGTTCATGATCTCCACCAGTACACCAGCAGGTTCGAATCCGGCCAGTCTGGCCAGGTCGATGGTTGCTTCTGTATGGCCGGTACGACGGAGTACACCACCACTTTTTGCTTTCAGGGGGAAGATGTGACCTGGTTTACCCAGTTCTTCCGGACGGGTATTAGGGTCTATCAGGGCCTGAATGGTTTTGGCGCGGTCGTGGGCAGAGATGCCAGTGGTACAGCCGTGACCGAGGAGGTCAACAGATACGGTAAAGGGCGTCTGGTGTAAAGCAGTATTATCGCGCACCATCATTTCCAGCTTAAGCTCATCGCAGCGTTCTTCCACGAGCGGCGCACATATTAAACCACGGCCATAACGGCTCATGAAATTGATGATCTCTGGCGTTACATTCCTGGCTGCTGTGATAAAATCCCCTTCGTTCTCTCTATCCTCGTCATCCACCACGATTACCAGCTTACCATTCCTGATATCTTCTATGGCTGATTCTATTGTATCTAACATAGACCTTTATTAAAGATTAATGTGCAAAGTTATGGGAAAATAAGAACTGTTCCCCTGCTTTCTGGTTACCAAAAGGTAAGCCAATACATATATTATTATATACATATCAGTGTAAAGTAGCCAAAATGGCAGATTTTGAAGCGTGCGCTGCCTTCATTTAGGTATGTAAAAGATTACCATTCGATCTTTTAGAAATTCCGGGGCGATTTGTTGAACAAACTCGATTAAAAGCCTGTTTAAACAAACAACTATCCAAAATTGTATCGTCTAACCGAAATAAGGTCAATCGCTTAACAATTTGTTAATTTCAAGTTAAATTCTGTAAAAATTTATTTATCACCTTTGCATCATAAATCAAACTGCTCTTATATGGGATTTAGAAGACTACTATTTACATTCATTGTTCTGTTCAGCACAATTACTTCGTTTGCGCAGGTAACGACCAGTAGCATGACTGGTAAGATTATCGGCCCCTCGAAGGAAGCGTTGCCCGGGGCTACTGTTGTTGTGATCCATCAGCCCTCAGGTACCAAGTACGGAACAACGACCGATGCGGAAGGTTTCTATCGTATTCCCAACATGAACGTTGGCGGTCCCTACAAAGTAACTGCTAGTTTTATCGGTTACACTGAATTTACTCAGAGCGACATATTCCTTGCACTGGGTCAGCCGTTCAGATTAAACATCAGCCTTGGCGAAAAAGCCAGAGACATTAAAGAAGTGACCGTGGTTGGACAGAGAAGTACTGTGTTCAGTTCCAGTCGTAAGGGTGCGCAGACTACCCTGAACCGCACGCAGGTGGAAGCCCTGCCTTCTGTAGGTAGGAACCTGACTGATTTCGTACGTTTAACGCCTCAAGCCAAATTGACTAAAGACGGTAGCGGTAACCAGACGATCTCTATTGCCGGTACCAGTAACAAGTACAACGCAACTTTCGTAGATGGCGCGGTACAGAATGACGTATTCGGTCTGGCAGAAAATGGTACCAATGGTGGTCAGATCGGCATTTCTCCTTTCAGCATTGACATCATTGACCAGTTCAACATCAACGTATCTCCTTTTGACGTAAAACAGGGCGGTTTCGCTGGTGGCGCGATCAACGCGGTAACCAAAAGCGGTACTAACGAGGTAGAAGGTTCTGCTTACTACTTTGTACGTAATGAAAGTCTGGCAGGCAAAACGCCGACTAAAGACGAAGCAAAACGTACTAAACTCGCTGACTTCTCTTCCAAAACATACGGTGCACGTTTAGGTGGTCCAATCATCAAGAATAAATTATTCTACTTTATCAACGCTGAGTGGCAGAAAGAAAACCGTCCACAGCCTTTCGCATATGAGACTTACCTAAACGGTCGTCCTACACCAGCGTCTCAGGCACAACTGGATGCGCTTCAGGCGAAACTGCGTGCAGATGGTTATGACCCAGGTGGTTATGAAAACACTGAAAACACGCTGGATGGCCGTAAATTTTTCGCAAGGATTGACTGGAATATCAACGACCATCACAAATTCACTATCCGCCACCAGTATACTCACGGTGAAAGCCTGAGTCCAGGCAAATCCAGTGCAACCTCTATTACTTTTTCTAACAAAGGAATTTCCTTCCCTTCTACCACTAACGCAACTACTGCTGAATTGAAAAGTCAGTTTGGTAACAGAGCGTCAAACTCATTATTACTGGGTGCAAACTTTGT
The DNA window shown above is from Chitinophaga agri and carries:
- a CDS encoding bifunctional 3,4-dihydroxy-2-butanone-4-phosphate synthase/GTP cyclohydrolase II, translating into MLDTIESAIEDIRNGKLVIVVDDEDRENEGDFITAARNVTPEIINFMSRYGRGLICAPLVEERCDELKLEMMVRDNTALHQTPFTVSVDLLGHGCTTGISAHDRAKTIQALIDPNTRPEELGKPGHIFPLKAKSGGVLRRTGHTEATIDLARLAGFEPAGVLVEIMNEDGSMARLPELREIATKFDLKLISIKDLIEYRLEKETLIEEQVSVHMPTEYGDFELVAFKQLNSGETHMALKKGNWEKGEPVLVRIHSSCVTGDILHSLRCDCGEQLHKAMEMVEREGKGLILYMNQEGRGIGLLNKLKAYKLQEEGRDTVQANLELGFKMDERDYGVGAQILRHMNISKMRLITNNPRKRAGLKGYGLEIVENVAIEVHPNPHNEFYLKTKRDKLGHEILRG